ATCTTGGGAGATATTTTCATGGGCAAGTACCACACGGTGTTTGACTACGGAAACCAGCGAGTGGGATTTGCTGAAGCAGCTTAGCTTCTGCAGTTGTTACCTTACTGTTGTGATGCGATGGTGCCTCTATCCATAGACGCTCATCTGGACTTTGTAATGTAAATATCGTGGTGCAATATGTTTCTAAATTTAAACTAGACAGCGTGATCCTCTGACATTTGTCATCTGATTATCCTGTAAAACATAAGGAGCGTGAGATAATATTGAAGTTCACGTACTGTATACGAAGTCAAGCCAATGTCCGTCCAGTAACCAAATGAAGAATGCTACTACCACGTGATCTAGAATACCCGGAACTGGAACATACAGAGTCGAATCAAATTCACCGTGCGCGTCACATTCTTCTCGAGTATGAGCAAAGATAAAGATCCTTAATTTGTGCACTGAAAaagggtaaaaaagaaaaagaaaagaaggaaaaggatcATTGGCGCTTTGAACATTTAAAGGGTGTGGACAGATCTCGAATCCTTTTTGCAAGAATCAAGCATGAGGGGAGACCAAAACGAGCGTCTGAGCACCCTAGTTCTATCGCCCTTCCTTAGGTAACCTTTTCGCTAGGCTTTGAGAGTGGAACGGCGGCATCATGTACCAAACATAATGTGCCTAGGGTTGGAATGTACTCCTAAGATGCGGAACCTGCAATCCGTGAGCCGCTGTATTCGATGGTCAATATCCATTGATGCATATGCACTCTAATCTCCTCTCTAATTATTCTTCAGAAAGAAGGTAAGAAAATCAGCCCCGAAGCACTTTACGAGTCTTGAAGAGAAAGATACTGACGTGCGCCGATCATGTTGAAGTCAATAACTAGGgacaaagaaaagggaaagagaacccctttttaatttgaaatgggCCAATGAGCGGACGCATTACCAACATAGACTAGGCTGCGATCACTAAGAAATCGCCCTCAAAACAATGCAGTGGAATGTCAAAAGGCACACATTCAAAAGGTCTAGTCATTATAATGCCGGCTTAACAACCTTAATCATGGAAAAGCATTCTCTTCGCGATGAAAGGCACCGCTAGTCAAGGGTTCTTTATCGTAGGCGATTATGGGACCATCCTGAGTTGATGGTATAATCTCGAGGGGAGATGGGGTGGATACGATGATTTTGATGTCTGATAGTTTTTCAGTTTGTAAAGTTTGGTTCTTGCCCTCTTGAATGCGATtcaatttcactatgaaacccaTATTGAGTAGGATCAGTTTTTGGATCGTTCGGTCAATTCTAAAATACCTAATAAAATCCAATCTACGTTCTGCTTGGTAATATTATCTCAAATAGTGGGCAAATTATGGATCGGACGATCAAATACTCTTTGCTTTTCGGTTTAATATCATTTTTTCAACTTCAATGTTTGTAGAAGATGGTTTTCTTAATGTAACAATGTTAAGTGGAAAGTCACCCAGAAATTTCACGCCGTTCTCTCTTCCGGGTCTATAGTCGTTCTTTCCCTCGTTGCTTCATTTCTTAGCAAAAGAAACCCTGAACACATAATTCAAGATACGCCTTGAAAACTACTAGCAGAGAGAAGCGCTGTATAAGAGAATAGAATAATAGGAAAATCAGTTTCTAGCAATTGAAAATACGATTATACGTATGCGAATGAGGACCCCGCGATGAACTTTTGACGCTTAGCGGAACAAGATCAGCGAGACGATTTTGCACATATATATCAACAACCCATCTTCATCAAATACCGACCCCTCTGCCAGCATGTTAGCTCGAGATCACATTCCCCACGCCATGGAGTTAGGAAGCTTCGGGTACCGACTTCAACTTGCTTAGGGCAAGATCTATGGCCTGAACACATCAATCCTTTGCAATCATGAGATATTTTCGCAAGAAACCAAACCATGAGATATTTTCAGAAGAAAACAATCCATAAACCGAATGCCTTAATTTGTCAAATATCATAAGATCAAAGGCCAATGATCATGGATCCATAGAAAGATGTGATGACAAGGAATGACTTAAGATAGTGGTGATACTCAATGGCACGCAAGATTCTGAATATGAATTATGGGGGATGGAAAAGCGAGGGACTAATTTCCAAGGGTCACCTAACTCAAGCATTTAAAGTACAACTTCTTCATTCAATTAGAGATGAAAAGCATATTCATTGGTGATGCCATTGGAGCCAAGGCAAATGAATGGTTGAGCCACcgattttgttttatttttcttttcaatttttgggcGGAGATTAGTAAATGAGTGCGTTAATCTCCAAGCATACAATTATATGGTTGAGCCACCGAATTGGTCCTTCTAGAGAGAGGAGCGCACCTAATTTCCACTCGTACCAGACTCTCAAAACGTGGTCGTTCCCGAGCCCACgcaaaatcatttaaaaaaacgTGATTCTACTAGCGTCAGACACGTCCACACGTGCTAGTTCATCCTGGATGGTCCGCCCCGCTTGGGGGACCTGGACcctgtttccttttctttctcgcCGTCCTTCTCATTAATACGCAATGGCATcattttttgagagagagagagagagagagagagagagatagagaaggCATCGAAGCAAAAAGATGAGGTCACACGTGACTCGCGTTGGCTATAAGCTAAAATGGGCTTTTCCTAATCATTGGTTATCGTAGAAATCACGCTTCAAATCACTATTTCTTGTCTAATCAAGCGATGTTCCTGTCTGACCAACTATCCttaactaaaattgattgaCGTTCGACGGATAGGGTAATCGAAATCAGGGTTGGACAATTAACCCCCATCGGGCTATGTGGAGGAGTGTAAAAGGGGTCTAAAGTTCAAAGCTATCATGGGAtatcatttgttttctttttcatctttcattCGTGTCAAATAACCAAGAAGGATTAGGGTTTAGAAGTGTCTCGGTTGATTTGCTGCGAAAAGGGAAGAattcaaataattgaaaataaagaattacTAGGAAAGCCATAACTGTGCACAGTAAGTCGTGCTAATTTCACTCTGAATAATCGGCTAATTATGATCATGATCATGAATTATAAAGTGTTGAGAATCATGTAATTAATTCGCAATCCATGTGCACATCATGTCTTCACAACTTCTTATCTATAATTGATCCAGACCGAGATCTATATGACATAGATGATTTCATACATGGAAGTTCAAGGGAGAAGTAAAACATATTTCATTTCAAGAGTATTCTTCAAGACAACTAATGATGTATACCTAGCAAGGCACGTGCgaataaaatattttcgtcCATTGTGTGTACAGAACGAAAAAGAGGGTTAACATAATTAGGTGAGATACGATAGATTTAGGTCTCTTTCTCTTCCTaatgttttgaaaaaataatcaagGGGATTGAGACTTGCTCGGGACAACATAAGAAAAATACTACGAAACCCTCGTGTAGGTGATGTATCGCTAGCATATGGGCTTAACGATCATGTGATAATTTCTTAGCAGTTAGGCTCTCGTGTACCGGCTGCTTGCTTCAAGCATAGAATATGAAGGGCGAATAAGTGGGTTTTTCGCTTGTGAGGACCGCTCGCTTTTGGAGTTAGCAAGAAAGGCGCTTTTCTTTATTATAGGGTGTCTTAGGGTTCTGATTCCGACCCACTTTAGCTTGTCCTTGAGACCAAGGCACAGGCTCTAGGGTTTGATTCTTGCAAGCTGGTGCCCGCCGGAGAATGGTTTTCGACCATGAGGCAGACAATATAATAAGGACCGAAGGAATTGAGTGTGGCTTGGCGTAGCGAGTCATGTAGTGCACCGGGTCATGTTAGAATTTGGATAACGTCTGCTTTACCCTCGGAATCCCACGAATTGGGGGTTCTCAAGCAAGAACGAAACGTGACATGGAAGAGATGGGAGGAGTAGCCACACATGCCATGGCTTGACGAAAATGCCTCTTGCTTGGGCATGATATCATGGACTTTCCGATATGGTAGACTCAAGTGTGAATCAGAAAAACTAATTCCGGGATATTACTTAATTGTTTTACTAATCTATTTAATCATGCGATCAGTAAAACATCAGAGGCGGGGATATCAGGAAGGGGGACCaatctcaaattttatgtgAGCTTATCAAGAATTATcctgaatttttggaaaaattatccaaaaagttttaaatctattgcatttttgttaatttagtcatcaatcttttaattttgtcaattaaatcatcaacattttcacgttttgccaattgagtccatccaaataattttgattgaaaatgattGAAATCTATGACAGTCCAGTTAACAGTAGTCATCCTACACTGACGTGGACAATTGTCAATGACCTCAAGGGTTAGTGAACCCCCTGCCGACCCCTAAGCAAGGGCTTCATAGCCCTCATTGGATCTGGTAAGGGCTCACAAGCCCTCACTTTGGCCAGCGAGGGGTGGCAAAGTGAGGGTATGGTGGCCCTTGTTGTAGCCCACGAGGGCTCGTGACGCCCTCATCGGTCTTAGCAAGGGGCTACAACCCTTTGCCTATTGCTGGCAAGGGCTTTGCGAACCTTGGTCAGTGGTCAAGGAGTTTGTTGGCTCTCAACTAGTGTCTATCGGTCCCGTTGGccctttgacccaaaaaaggaaaaaaaaaataataaagtatttagaaaataataataagaaattcaaaaagaaaagaaaattaaaaaattaaaatattcttaaaattatctacatcagtGCTGGCCATGTTATAATTGTGCCACATAGGACAATTAGCATTTACGTTGGCCATTTTCGGCTAATTAATCGAATAAACTCAATTcgcaaaatttgaaaaggtttataactcaattgatgaaattaaaatgtttaaaattaaactggcaaaaatataatatgtttaggattttttggataatttttccttgaACTTTCGGTGACCAAGAGGCAGGAGGGGGGCGATGATCCCCGACAATGTCATGTCACTACCTTCTTATATCTTTCATATATAAAATGTATGGTTTAGTCTAAGAATCGAGAAATCACATATTTTGCAGAGTGGAGGACGCTTGCACTCGCAACTTGTACTTTCGAATAGGAAGCAATTCACATGATGAGCAGCGAGTTCACTTTATTAATGTAAATGTGATTAATCGATTACATTCTAACAAATAGTTGGCATGCAACGTGGACAGACCAAATTCCGTTATGTGACGTATCAACTTCGTTGGCACTGGGAAATTGCACCCTTTCAGCTTTCGCTTTGGAGAAAGTAACAACCAAAGATGATGGTAACTATTATGATAGCTTCACTTTAAGTTCACACTCGCCATCAGCCCATCGTAATAATTGCCTACAAGTGGTTGCACAAAATTTACACGCACACATTTTATATTATAtcttatcatatcatatcatattatattatattatattatatgatTTAACTTTCTAGAAGTAAGTTGGTGGCGAATGTTTGTGAATATATTGGTAATTTGGCTGATTTTGTCAGATCTCCAGTTTGGTGCCCATAACAAACTTGATGGCTGCCTCCGGCTGAACGAGTTTGGTTTAGGGTTTAGAAATTAGGTCAAACGAACTTACTCAATTTTACACGTGCTGGAGACAAATGGTTTTGTTTGACAACGTATGCATACGAGGGTAATTTAGGTCACGAAAATTCCTAACTGATTCACGCCCAAATTTGCTTCAATTGCAGAGTTGACAAACGGTAGGTGAAATTGGTTTCGAAAGGTTGGATCTTTTTCCCAACTAATCTGCTTGCGATGTGAAACTGGACACTCGTCTTCTCGATGGTTTACCGAAATGGAACTTAAGGGTTGATTCAAAACTTAGAGAACACCTGTACCACTAGGGCGGAGGAGGAACAGGGCCGAATGCTCAAGGTGAAATGAATTCGTCGACCCTACAACAAAGCCCCGGACACTTACCCCTGGAATTTGGTGGGGTTGAGGGGACGACGGCCTGTCCATTTGCACATGTTCTCATGTCGATGTAAATATGCTTccaaacgggtttttttttttattatattattgttaTCAACTAGTTCTACAATCCACACGGGATTTGGATAATGAATGGCGCTGGTAGAAGCAAGGCATATACGGATTGGAGCAATGGAGAATCTATGTGCTTCCAAACGCATTACGGTCCAAATGCAAAGTCCCAAAACATTTGTGCCTTAATGGCATTGACTTCTTCACAAGTCCCCACATTTCAAAACTACGTAGTTGCACTTCCAATCCTCCCCCAAAACACTCCAGTCTTGACAAGGTACGCGGTTGGCCAAGCTAGAACAACCCAAATTCAAACCCCTCTCTCTACTCCCAACgaaagtatcccatttgactCAACCAATTCCTCCTTTTCGGTGGTTCAACCCACTCCATAATCCCCTCCCCCTAACTCcatatcaaattcaaaaatcaaaccctaaaaatcccaaaaaccCTCACTGTTGCCAAGAACGAGAAAAGTCCACTCGCAAAACAATCCACAGAATCCAAATTGGGTGGAGGATTATCCATCCAAGCTAACCCCCAAATCCAATCCCGAACCTCTCCCCTCCTTTCTCACTAACCATCTCTCCAACAGTCCCCCTAAAATATAACCTTAAAAAACCCTCTCGACGTTGCGTACGTGGGTCACCCCCGGTTGCACGCTCCCTCTCCCTAGCCACTACCGTCCAAGCTGGCAGCAGCCAGCCAAATCCCGCCACCTGGCCAACCCTCACGTCTAAGGGATTGTCAACCCTTCCCAAGCTCCACTGGACTGGCTGACCGGCCTTTGAAATTTCccacctttttctctttcccctttCCCTTTTCGACTCCCCCTATATAAAGTAAGCCCCCACGCTCGCCAAGCAACACACTCCATCGCACACCCAACGCACGTACCCAACCAGAGCCAAAAGCTCCCCCCTTTACGGCTCCCGCCGCGCCGATGGACTGGACCAGGGGCCGCGCCGTCGGCCGCGGGGCCTCCGCCACCGTGTCGGTCGCGACCTGCCGCCGCTCCGGCGACGTCTTCGCCGTGAAGTCGGCCGAGCTGGTTCGGTCCGAGTTGTTGCGGAGAGAGCAGCGGACCCTGTCCTCCCTGAGCTCACCGAGGATAGTCGGCTACAGGGGGTGCGAGATCACGAGCGAAGACAGCAGGATCATGTTCAACATCTTCCTGGACTATCTGCCGAGAGGAAGCCTCGCGGATCAGATCAGGAGCCACGGAGGCAAGCTGGACGAACCGGCGATTCGTGCCTACACGAGCCAAATTCTGGAGGGGCTGGACTACTtgcactcccggggcatcgcgCATTGCGACATCAAGAGCGCCAACGTCCTGATCGGCGACGACGGCGCCGCGAAGATCGCCGACTTCGGGTGCGCGAAGCGGGTCGGCCCGGCGGGGGCGGctgcgacggcggcggcggggatcGGGGGCACGCCGATGTTCATGGCGCCGGAGGCGGCGCGGGGAGAGGAGCAGGGGCTCGCCGGCGACGCGTGGGCGGTCGGGTGCACGGTCGTCGAGATGGCCACCGGGAAGTCCCCGTGGCAGGCCGGCGCGGCCGCGGGTGCAGACGACCCGGTGTCGGTGCTCTACAGGATCGCGTGTTCCGGGGAGTCACCGGCGATTCCGGGGTGCCTCTCCGCGGAAGCAAGGGATTTCGTGAGCAAGTGTCTAAGGAGAGACCCGAGGGAGAGGTGGACGGTGGGTCAACTTCTCGAGCACCCATTCCTCGAGAGCAACAAACTGGGCTCGAGCCAAGCCGAGCAGACCAACACGAAGTCGCCCACGAGCGTTCTGGATCAAGAATTCTGGGACGCCATGGACGAGGCAGAGTCGGAAGCCGCCACGACGGGAGGCGAACGAATCGAGTCGGCCCTCGACAGGATCAGGACGCTGTCGTTCCGGGAGGGACGACCCTGCCGGCCGTGCGACGAGGGCTGGatcacagtcagagatggtggGTCGGACGcggcttcatcttcttcatcgtcATCTTCTTGGCGTTCTTCGTGGGTCGGCGACGAGATGGACGACGCGAGTGCCGTCGGTGGTGAGAGGTGGGTGGGCCTGCCGCAGGGTGGGAATTCATGTGAATGCGGAGAAAAGTGCGCTGTCATTCGGATTAGCCTCGATTTGCAGAGACACGAGTGTAGATTTCCCGAATTGATGTCGAGATTTTCGTGAAAAtgactgctctctctctctctctctctcatcgcaTTTGCTTCTTTTTGGCGGTGAACTGAGCTTTGAGCTGGATCGATTCTTTTCCAATGGCGGACGTGAAAAGCGCTTTGTCCTCTCTCGCCAGTACCTAGTGTACTCTCAAGAACTGAAGGGTCATCTTCGACTTCGAGATCCCCTCCTCGTCTCTGTTTTTCAGTGGATCCCGCCGAAATGTACTTAATCGCGTGGACCGCAAAATGCAACTAAATCTTATACAAACCTTAAAGCTAAACGATCGACTCTTGTTGATACATACACTTGCCCTTACACTAAGTTCGGATTAGTGATCAAACGTCCTCAGTGCTCATCTCGGGTGGCAATTATAGCATGGTGAGACAAGTCGAGTCGCATGGCGCTTCGAAACTTGTTTTGACTATGCTAGTGATAGGTTATGTCCATGGGTAAAATTCTAGGTGGGCCATGTCCAACAACTCGCTATTTTAACTGGATCGCTCGCTCCCCTCCTCAAGCCCTCTCGGATTTGTTATGCTCTGAAGCTGTCTTTTTCGGGTTCTTCACTTTTGTCTCGATGAAATGAAAGAAACCCGACACCGACCGACCAAAATAGCATTCATTTCGTTAAGGAAATGTCCCTAAGTGCTCGTGAATCTTTTCATTCCAATGCCCTAAAACAGGAGAGGGACAATTGGCTGCCGACTGAATTATGCATCCTCCTTGGTCCGCTACGAGGTTAATTCTGCAATTCGGTCGGGTCTCAAAAACGTCGGCCAAGTTCTGTTGCTCCCTCCATAAGACATCAATAAATTATCAGCCTAGTAGTACTTGCTTAGGATGGCCTCCTATCCGCGTGCCAAATGCTAGCTGTAGGTTTGGTGGGAAGTTGAACAGCATGCGTCCAACCACATACCGACGCCCTTTAGCCTCCGAAATTAAAATCTTGGTCCGGAGTAATTGAATGGGTCGGTTCGGGCTCGTACTGCTCGGGTCCGAGTCAAACAGGGTCTCGGCcatttatttgaattaatttaattgggTTGGCATACGTACGCTCAGATGATCTACACTTGATCTTGATCGACCAACATGCTTCGAGGTACGAGCGATGCCAGGTTGGTTTGCTTCAACGGACCGTTCGCTCACATGCTgctgcaataattttttttttttttcccatagaAGAAATGAAGGAAACTCGAAATGCCTGGCGTTTCGTATTGTTGCGTTATACTTAGAATTTTCTCCATGGAATATAAGGAGAATGGGGTTTGAGGACGGCACTGGTATTTCGGGCTGAACAAGAACATAGGAGCGATGCGGAGTAATCTCTAGGCAGTCCTTCACGACTAACAAGTCCAAAGGCTTGGCTAGTTGGCCCGGCCCAATTCGACATCAATGAACAATTCACAATGCTTTTCTTgtcaaaagcaagaaaaagaaagaaagaaagatagaaagCACTTGTGTACAATAGATTCTTCAGATTATATATTTGTCGggccaagtttattttttctttggctggacCGGAGAGGCAGACTTAATATGTTCAAAAATTCGATCCAAAATATCTCCAATATCTTATATCAATCGAGAGCTCCTCATGCTGACTCCAATCGATTGCATCTGAGTGATAAAACTCATGTTAAGACGATCGGACAAGATAGCTCGCATCGTTTTAGTTTGGAaggcagaattttcttttccaaagcaAGATTTTGTGTGAAAATTTCTCACACTATAGCGTCACTAGTAAATCGCTTATAAGATATGCCTACTAATAAGCCGTCAAATATACCGGCAAATAATTTAAGATCAACCCTAAGGCTTATGCCATAGTTTATGCATAACTAATATCGGAATTTCAtcatttaatctaattaattaCTTCAACAACAAtagtaaaaagcaaaaaagaagaagggtttTCCATTGGAACTAACATGGATCACGTTTCAATTAGCTTATGTACCCCAGGCCCAACATTGAATGTCCCAGCAGCCTTACAAAATGTCAAACTAGATTAATGGTCAATCAACATTCCGAGTCGTACGACGtcatctagaaaaaaaaaaaaaaagtcaaggcaTCGTGCTGAAGATGTCGTCGTTCGGCGGCTTAGCTGATAAGAGCACGTTCGTGTTGGCGGCGGTGAGGACCATGAGCAAGAGAGAGACGAGGACGGAGAGCGTGGACAAGACGAGCATGAGCCCGTGGGCGAACCCGCCCTTCACCTCCCGCGCATACTCCACCGACGCCAAGGCCAGCGCCGTCAGCGGGAACGAGTACGCCCACCACGCGACGTCGTACTTCCTCATCGACTTCTTGAACAGCATCGGCCTCGTCATCTGCGCgataaattcacaaattttccATTAATCGCACTGTGTCGATGAAAGTAATGTTGCGAACATTTTACCATGACACCTAACTAGCATTTGCTCCCGATTAAATTACGGTTTGCTAAGTTAAGGGAGGGACAAAAGGTAGAGAAGAGACTAGGGCGTCGAAATTAGTTGAAAGTAGGCGCGAAAAGGACCAAATATTTAATTAGATCGAGATTTGCCTAATCTAATTTCTAAAGGCTTTGGCCAATCACCATCGAGACTAATGAGGAGGCAAGTGAACTTTTCTTGGACCCCTTCACATTAGTGGAGTGACACCAGAGTGATTAGTCTTGGTAAAAAGCCAAATCAAATCTCCACAT
The sequence above is drawn from the Eucalyptus grandis isolate ANBG69807.140 chromosome 11, ASM1654582v1, whole genome shotgun sequence genome and encodes:
- the LOC104424753 gene encoding mitogen-activated protein kinase kinase kinase 18 gives rise to the protein MDWTRGRAVGRGASATVSVATCRRSGDVFAVKSAELVRSELLRREQRTLSSLSSPRIVGYRGCEITSEDSRIMFNIFLDYLPRGSLADQIRSHGGKLDEPAIRAYTSQILEGLDYLHSRGIAHCDIKSANVLIGDDGAAKIADFGCAKRVGPAGAAATAAAGIGGTPMFMAPEAARGEEQGLAGDAWAVGCTVVEMATGKSPWQAGAAAGADDPVSVLYRIACSGESPAIPGCLSAEARDFVSKCLRRDPRERWTVGQLLEHPFLESNKLGSSQAEQTNTKSPTSVLDQEFWDAMDEAESEAATTGGERIESALDRIRTLSFREGRPCRPCDEGWITVRDGGSDAASSSSSSSSWRSSWVGDEMDDASAVGGERWVGLPQGGNSCECGEKCAVIRISLDLQRHECRFPELMSRFS